One Actinomadura viridis genomic region harbors:
- a CDS encoding ribokinase, translating into MGSVNADLVVGVERRPSAGETVLGSDLVTYPGGKGANQAVAAARLGGRVGILGRVGDDGHGELLRGSLAGAGVDLGHLTVTPGPTGVALITVDPDGDNSIIVSPGANARLLPPDVERARAMLAGASVVSFQLEIPIETVEAAARTAADAGARVVLNLSPPAPLPGGLAELCDPLVVNEHEAAFLLGHRGEPAVLAKELLGRGPRSVLVTLGADGALVADASGVTAVASPRVEAVDTTGAGDAFTAALCLRLARGDALADAARYAARVGAAAVRRPGAQSSFPGADEELPA; encoded by the coding sequence GTGGGCTCGGTCAACGCCGACCTGGTGGTCGGCGTGGAGCGGCGGCCGTCGGCCGGCGAGACCGTGCTCGGGTCCGACCTGGTCACCTATCCGGGGGGCAAGGGGGCCAACCAGGCCGTCGCCGCCGCGCGGCTGGGCGGCCGGGTCGGCATCCTCGGCCGGGTCGGCGACGACGGGCACGGGGAACTGCTCCGCGGGTCGCTGGCCGGCGCGGGCGTGGACCTCGGCCACCTGACGGTCACGCCCGGGCCCACCGGGGTCGCGCTCATCACCGTCGATCCGGACGGCGACAACAGCATCATCGTCTCTCCGGGGGCCAACGCCCGGCTCCTGCCGCCGGACGTGGAACGGGCCCGGGCCATGCTCGCCGGTGCCTCGGTGGTGTCGTTCCAGCTGGAGATCCCGATCGAGACGGTCGAGGCGGCGGCCCGCACCGCCGCGGACGCCGGGGCGCGGGTGGTGCTCAACCTCTCGCCGCCGGCGCCGCTGCCCGGCGGGCTCGCGGAACTGTGCGACCCGCTCGTGGTGAACGAGCACGAGGCGGCCTTCCTGCTCGGCCACCGCGGCGAGCCGGCCGTCCTGGCCAAGGAACTGCTCGGCCGCGGCCCGCGTTCGGTGCTGGTCACGCTGGGGGCGGACGGGGCTCTGGTCGCCGACGCCTCCGGGGTGACCGCCGTCGCCTCGCCCCGGGTCGAGGCCGTGGACACCACGGGCGCGGGCGACGCGTTCACCGCCGCGCTCTGCCTGCGCCTGGCCCGTGGCGACGCCCTCGCCGACGCCGCCCGGTACGCCGCCCGCGTCGGCGCGGCGGCCGTCCGCCGGCCGGGCGCGCAGAGCTCCTTTCCCGGGGCGGACGAGGAACTCCCCGCCTGA
- a CDS encoding protein kinase domain-containing protein yields the protein MDDRPSRPGTGTAGPRGLGPQDPTRVGSYELDAKIGEGGMGAVYLGRGPDGRQVAVKVVRPELAGDRAFVARFGDECRNAERVASFCTAQVLGHGQDLGMAYMVTEYIEGPSLLQHIVDHGTLSPGMLHGVAVGVAAALVAIHAAGLVHRDLKPSNVLLSISGPRVIDFGIARALDMATSHTRTGQVVGTPGYIAPEQILTQEVTPAIDVFAWGCLVAYAANGRNPFGEGSLQIMVGRALHGAPELGALTEPLASLVQAALRKDPQTRPTARDLLLSLVGGAASEAAVTTTLGESWASPTVVGSPGGAASDPVPPSPGTPPAANRVPPADPAGRTVTDPASRARMPAPAPSPPPSPPNPPGPTSPYDPASRYGRTSPASPASPNPMSPAGPAALTDVLDGPTGTTTTRRPRRKGARVAGAAMLAAVLAAGGGYLLAELAGGDGKGASASSPPADRMFVRVDTAPGWPGDCKADIGTYTPGQAAPVTIVPGNTCDTLPERSPADPGKLAFTRRNGGRVEAWVVNADGGGARRITDRLSGGRVTWSPDGKRLAFMVRDGAVRQIFTITIGESEPRRLTTDPADKDDPMWSSTGRLVYWSKQGGAEQLYSLDPSRPEAPPARLTRDGVRSVDPEWSPDGKMIAFTRGVYPNGHLWVMNADGTGARQLTKGPAHEMDAAWSRDGRWVAYTRGPYESPELRVIRVDGTGDRPFGPANGVVGHANWS from the coding sequence ATGGACGACCGACCTTCGCGGCCCGGAACGGGCACGGCGGGGCCGCGCGGACTGGGGCCGCAGGACCCCACCCGGGTGGGCTCCTACGAGCTCGACGCGAAGATCGGCGAGGGCGGGATGGGCGCGGTCTACCTCGGCCGCGGCCCCGACGGGCGCCAGGTCGCGGTGAAGGTGGTGCGTCCCGAGCTGGCGGGCGACCGCGCCTTCGTCGCCCGGTTCGGCGACGAGTGCCGCAACGCCGAGCGCGTCGCGTCGTTCTGCACGGCGCAGGTCCTCGGCCACGGCCAGGACCTGGGCATGGCCTACATGGTCACCGAGTACATCGAGGGGCCGTCGCTCCTGCAGCACATCGTCGACCACGGCACGCTGTCGCCGGGGATGCTGCACGGCGTCGCGGTCGGCGTGGCCGCCGCGCTGGTCGCCATCCACGCCGCCGGGCTGGTGCACCGCGACCTCAAGCCCAGCAACGTGCTGCTGTCCATCTCGGGCCCGCGGGTGATCGACTTCGGGATCGCGCGGGCGCTGGACATGGCCACCTCCCACACCCGGACCGGCCAGGTCGTGGGCACCCCGGGCTACATCGCGCCCGAGCAGATCCTCACCCAGGAGGTCACCCCGGCGATCGACGTCTTCGCCTGGGGCTGCCTGGTGGCCTACGCCGCCAACGGGCGGAACCCGTTCGGCGAGGGCTCTCTGCAGATCATGGTCGGCCGGGCCCTGCACGGGGCGCCCGAGCTGGGCGCCCTCACCGAGCCGCTCGCGAGCCTGGTCCAGGCCGCCCTCCGCAAGGACCCCCAGACGCGCCCGACCGCCCGCGACCTCCTGCTCAGCCTGGTGGGCGGCGCCGCGTCCGAAGCGGCCGTGACCACCACGCTCGGCGAGAGCTGGGCGTCCCCGACCGTCGTGGGGTCCCCGGGGGGCGCGGCGTCCGACCCCGTCCCGCCCTCGCCGGGCACGCCGCCCGCCGCGAACCGGGTCCCGCCCGCGGACCCCGCGGGGCGGACGGTCACCGACCCGGCGTCGCGGGCCCGTATGCCGGCTCCGGCTCCGTCCCCGCCGCCTAGCCCGCCCAACCCGCCCGGCCCGACGAGCCCGTACGACCCGGCGAGCCGGTACGGCCGGACGAGCCCGGCGAGCCCGGCGAGCCCGAATCCGATGAGCCCGGCGGGTCCGGCGGCGCTCACCGACGTCCTGGACGGGCCGACCGGCACGACCACGACGCGGCGCCCGCGCCGCAAAGGCGCCCGGGTGGCGGGCGCGGCCATGCTGGCGGCGGTGCTCGCGGCCGGAGGCGGATATCTCCTGGCGGAGTTGGCCGGCGGCGACGGCAAGGGAGCGTCGGCGTCATCGCCCCCGGCCGACCGGATGTTCGTCCGCGTCGACACCGCGCCCGGCTGGCCCGGTGACTGCAAGGCCGACATCGGCACCTACACGCCGGGGCAGGCCGCTCCGGTCACCATCGTGCCCGGGAACACCTGCGACACCCTCCCCGAGCGGTCCCCGGCCGATCCCGGCAAGCTCGCCTTCACCCGCAGGAACGGTGGCCGCGTCGAGGCGTGGGTGGTGAACGCGGACGGCGGCGGCGCGCGGCGGATCACCGACCGGCTCTCCGGCGGCAGGGTGACCTGGTCGCCGGACGGGAAGCGGCTGGCCTTCATGGTCCGGGACGGGGCGGTCCGGCAGATCTTCACGATCACGATCGGGGAGTCCGAGCCGCGCCGGCTCACCACCGACCCCGCCGACAAGGACGATCCGATGTGGTCGTCCACCGGGCGGCTGGTCTACTGGAGCAAGCAGGGCGGGGCCGAGCAGCTCTACTCGCTCGATCCGAGCCGGCCGGAGGCGCCGCCGGCCAGGCTCACCCGGGACGGGGTGCGGTCGGTCGACCCCGAGTGGTCCCCGGACGGCAAGATGATCGCCTTCACCCGCGGCGTCTACCCGAACGGGCACCTGTGGGTGATGAACGCCGACGGTACCGGCGCCCGGCAGCTCACCAAGGGACCGGCGCACGAGATGGACGCCGCGTGGTCGCGCGACGGCCGGTGGGTCGCCTACACGCGCGGCCCCTACGAGTCGCCGGAGCTGCGCGTGATCCGCGTCGACGGCACGGGCGACCGTCCGTTCGGCCCCGCGAACGGCGTGGTCGGCCACGCCAACTGGTCGTAG
- a CDS encoding DedA family protein, whose protein sequence is MRDTFWGMPLWLGVIAAVLIIFVRGQVYYWIGRGLGDRLYTSRPVRRIGEQRVRKVEGMVARRGAVAVFGAHWVAGLRHAIPICAGAARMPLPRYVAASALGSALWTPPWVVGGYAVVWGWLEIFGRSPVAAGALAAAAVAVIAALVLLRGRRRAAPSSKARTGD, encoded by the coding sequence ATGCGTGACACCTTCTGGGGCATGCCGCTGTGGCTGGGCGTCATCGCCGCCGTGCTGATCATCTTCGTGCGGGGGCAGGTCTACTACTGGATCGGCCGCGGGCTCGGTGACCGGCTCTACACCTCCCGCCCGGTCCGCCGGATCGGGGAGCAGCGCGTCCGCAAGGTCGAGGGCATGGTCGCGCGGCGCGGCGCGGTGGCCGTCTTCGGCGCGCACTGGGTCGCCGGGCTGCGGCACGCCATCCCCATCTGCGCGGGGGCCGCGCGCATGCCCCTCCCCCGCTACGTCGCGGCCTCGGCGCTCGGTTCGGCGCTGTGGACGCCCCCGTGGGTGGTCGGCGGCTACGCGGTGGTGTGGGGCTGGCTGGAGATCTTCGGCCGCTCCCCGGTGGCCGCCGGGGCGCTGGCCGCGGCGGCCGTCGCGGTCATCGCCGCACTGGTCCTGCTTCGCGGGCGACGCCGCGCGGCGCCCTCCTCGAAGGCGCGGACGGGAGACTGA
- a CDS encoding PH domain-containing protein, with translation MSDDTGAERRWRVPRAHLALKAAAVAAFAAVAALSWHDRPFVVLATVATAGLAALALRDVVAPVRVAADAAAVTVVSGYARRRRIPWAEVAAIRVDERRRVLLHTRLLEIETADDLYLFSLYDLGEDVADAAAELERLRARAVDLEPRPPQ, from the coding sequence GTGAGCGACGACACCGGAGCGGAGCGGCGCTGGCGCGTGCCGCGCGCGCATCTCGCTCTGAAGGCCGCCGCCGTCGCGGCGTTCGCCGCCGTGGCGGCCCTGTCCTGGCACGACCGGCCGTTCGTGGTGCTGGCCACCGTCGCCACCGCCGGGCTCGCCGCGCTGGCGCTGCGCGACGTGGTCGCCCCGGTACGGGTCGCGGCCGACGCCGCCGCCGTGACGGTCGTCAGCGGGTACGCGAGGCGGCGCCGGATCCCGTGGGCGGAGGTGGCGGCGATCCGCGTGGACGAGCGACGCCGGGTCCTCCTGCACACCCGGCTGCTGGAGATCGAGACGGCCGACGACCTCTACCTGTTCAGCCTCTACGACCTCGGCGAGGACGTCGCCGACGCCGCCGCGGAGCTGGAACGGCTGCGCGCCCGGGCCGTCGACCTCGAACCGCGGCCACCGCAGTGA
- a CDS encoding LacI family DNA-binding transcriptional regulator, with the protein MASVKDVARHAGVSVATVSRVLNDSVPVLPGTRDRVLAAVAELGYRPNAVARSLRTDATRTIGLVIGDILNPFFTELARAVEDQARALGYSVVIGNADERPDRQDHYVGTLLERRVDGLLLCPTAEVTPLVRDMVRDGRPLVFLDRTLPGLDVPAVRVDGGAAIAELVRHLCALGHRRVAFITGPALLSTGRERTEAFTAAMRAHGLPVRPEYLEAGDFQAASGRAGAARLLDLPEPPDAIFVGDNLMALGALDEIRARGLRIPADVALACYDDLPWFTHLDPPVTAVAQPVRELGRRAVRVLAERMEGRPVSSVVLPARLVVRRSCGERDGGVPA; encoded by the coding sequence ATGGCGAGCGTGAAGGACGTCGCGCGGCACGCGGGCGTGTCGGTCGCCACGGTCTCGCGCGTGCTGAACGACAGCGTCCCGGTCCTGCCCGGCACCCGCGACCGGGTCCTGGCGGCGGTCGCCGAGCTCGGCTACCGGCCCAACGCGGTGGCCCGCTCGCTGCGCACCGACGCCACCCGCACGATCGGGCTGGTGATCGGCGACATCCTCAACCCGTTCTTCACCGAGCTCGCGCGGGCCGTCGAGGACCAGGCGCGGGCGCTCGGCTACTCCGTCGTGATCGGGAACGCCGACGAGCGGCCCGACCGGCAGGACCACTACGTCGGGACCCTGCTGGAACGGCGGGTGGACGGGCTGCTGCTGTGCCCCACCGCGGAGGTCACGCCGCTGGTGCGCGACATGGTCCGGGACGGCCGGCCGCTGGTCTTCCTCGACCGGACCCTGCCCGGCCTCGACGTGCCTGCGGTCCGCGTGGACGGCGGCGCGGCCATCGCCGAGCTGGTGCGCCACCTGTGCGCCCTCGGGCACCGGCGGGTGGCGTTCATCACCGGGCCGGCGTTGCTGTCCACGGGCCGGGAGCGGACCGAGGCGTTCACCGCGGCGATGCGCGCGCACGGCCTCCCGGTGCGCCCGGAGTACCTGGAGGCCGGGGACTTCCAGGCGGCCAGCGGGCGGGCGGGGGCGGCCCGGCTGCTCGACCTGCCCGAACCACCGGACGCGATCTTCGTCGGGGACAACCTGATGGCCCTGGGCGCCCTCGACGAGATCCGGGCCAGGGGGCTGCGGATCCCCGCGGACGTGGCGCTGGCCTGCTACGACGACCTGCCCTGGTTCACCCACCTGGACCCGCCGGTCACCGCCGTCGCCCAGCCGGTGCGGGAGCTCGGGCGGCGCGCCGTCCGCGTGCTGGCCGAACGGATGGAGGGCCGGCCGGTGTCCTCGGTGGTGCTGCCCGCCCGGCTGGTGGTCCGCCGTTCCTGCGGCGAGCGGGACGGCGGCGTCCCGGCATGA
- a CDS encoding Ppx/GppA phosphatase family protein, producing the protein MRLGVLDVGSNTVHLLVVDAHRGARPLPAFSHKAELQLAAHLEDGDRLSDEGERLLHDFVDEALQVAEDKGVEDLVAFATSAVRDAANGEEILERLRDRAEVDIAVLSGEEEARLTFLAVRRWFGWSSGRLLVVDIGGGSLEIATGIDEDPDVSLSLPLGAVRLTRDWFTGDPVPADEARKLRRHVRAEIARHVGEVARYGPPDHAVATSKTFKQLARIAGAAASSEGPYVKREIRHGDVTEWAEKLAQMSPTERAGLPGVSERRVPQLPAGAIVADAAMDLFGVSRLEVCPWALREGVILRRLDMITG; encoded by the coding sequence ATGCGACTCGGCGTGCTGGACGTGGGCTCGAACACGGTTCATCTGCTGGTGGTGGACGCGCACCGCGGAGCGCGCCCGCTCCCCGCGTTCTCCCACAAGGCGGAGCTTCAGCTGGCGGCCCACCTGGAGGACGGCGACCGGCTGTCGGACGAGGGCGAGCGCCTGCTGCACGACTTCGTCGACGAGGCGCTCCAGGTCGCCGAGGACAAGGGCGTGGAGGACCTGGTCGCGTTCGCCACCTCGGCCGTGCGGGACGCCGCCAACGGTGAGGAGATCCTGGAGCGGCTCCGCGACCGGGCGGAGGTCGACATCGCGGTACTGTCCGGCGAGGAGGAGGCCCGGCTGACCTTCCTGGCGGTACGGCGCTGGTTCGGCTGGTCGTCGGGCCGGCTGCTGGTGGTCGACATCGGCGGCGGCTCGCTGGAGATCGCGACGGGCATCGACGAGGACCCGGACGTGTCCCTCTCGCTGCCGCTGGGCGCGGTCCGGCTCACCCGCGACTGGTTCACCGGCGACCCGGTCCCCGCCGACGAGGCGCGCAAGCTGCGCCGGCACGTGCGCGCGGAGATCGCCCGGCATGTCGGCGAGGTGGCCCGGTACGGGCCGCCCGACCACGCCGTGGCCACGTCCAAGACCTTCAAGCAGCTCGCGCGGATCGCCGGGGCCGCGGCCTCCTCGGAGGGCCCGTACGTCAAGCGGGAGATCCGCCATGGAGATGTCACCGAATGGGCCGAGAAACTGGCCCAGATGTCCCCCACGGAGCGGGCCGGGCTGCCGGGGGTCTCGGAGCGCCGCGTCCCGCAGCTGCCCGCGGGCGCCATCGTCGCCGACGCCGCGATGGACCTGTTCGGCGTCTCCCGCCTGGAGGTCTGCCCCTGGGCCCTGCGCGAGGGCGTGATCCTCCGCAGGCTCGACATGATCACCGGCTGA
- a CDS encoding DNA polymerase Y family protein, which yields MSRVLVVWCPDWPVTAAGVDAVTPGAVVADGRVAACSAAARAEGVRRGQRVRDAQRRCPGLVVKERDADAEGRLFETVVNAVAELTPKVEVVRPGLCAVPARGPARFYGGEEALRLLLQDAVVEAGFDCGAGVADGLFAAELAARRGGGVIVEPGGAAAFLAPYPLEVLERPELADLLRRLGVRTLGDFAALPSGHVAGRFGADGALAHRLARGEEPRPVAPSAASADLSVRNEFDPPAARAEQVVFAAKRLAGELHEGLAAGGLTCVRLVVEVGFADGHVLRRLWRHDGRLSALAVAERVRWQLSAWRGGDEEAVWGGVTWLEFAPDQLVPDTGAQESLWGSSGVTERIARAADRIQALLGHRGVTRPVLTGGRGPGERVARVPVGDLPPGGAPDGPWPGRVPAPAPAVVPPESWPAEVMDAAGAPVTVSARCAVSAPPARLAVRGGPPAAVTAWTGPWPADERWWDPEHARRRARFQVVTDDGRAYLLAVEGGRWQVEAAYD from the coding sequence GTGAGCAGGGTCCTGGTGGTCTGGTGTCCGGACTGGCCGGTCACGGCGGCCGGGGTGGACGCGGTGACCCCGGGCGCGGTGGTGGCCGACGGCCGGGTCGCGGCGTGCAGCGCCGCGGCACGGGCCGAGGGGGTGCGCAGGGGCCAGCGCGTCCGGGACGCCCAGCGCCGATGCCCCGGGCTGGTCGTCAAGGAACGGGACGCCGACGCCGAGGGGCGGCTCTTCGAGACGGTGGTGAACGCGGTCGCGGAGCTCACGCCCAAGGTCGAGGTGGTACGCCCGGGGCTGTGCGCCGTCCCGGCGCGGGGGCCCGCCCGTTTCTACGGGGGCGAGGAGGCGTTGCGCCTGCTGCTCCAGGACGCGGTGGTGGAGGCCGGGTTCGACTGCGGCGCGGGCGTCGCCGACGGCCTGTTCGCGGCCGAGCTGGCGGCCCGCCGCGGCGGGGGTGTGATCGTCGAGCCGGGTGGGGCGGCGGCGTTCCTGGCGCCCTACCCGCTGGAGGTGCTGGAGCGGCCCGAGCTGGCCGACCTGCTCCGGCGGCTGGGCGTTCGGACGCTCGGCGACTTCGCGGCGCTGCCTTCGGGGCATGTGGCGGGACGGTTCGGAGCCGACGGCGCCCTGGCGCACCGGCTGGCGCGGGGCGAGGAGCCGCGGCCGGTCGCTCCTTCCGCGGCGTCCGCCGACCTGTCGGTGCGGAACGAGTTCGATCCTCCGGCGGCGCGGGCCGAGCAGGTGGTGTTCGCGGCCAAGCGGCTGGCCGGTGAGCTGCACGAGGGGCTGGCGGCGGGCGGGCTGACCTGCGTGCGGCTGGTGGTCGAGGTGGGTTTCGCCGACGGCCACGTGCTGCGGCGGCTGTGGCGGCACGACGGGAGGCTGTCGGCGCTCGCGGTGGCCGAACGCGTCCGCTGGCAGCTGTCGGCCTGGCGGGGCGGGGACGAGGAGGCGGTGTGGGGCGGCGTCACCTGGCTGGAGTTCGCGCCCGACCAGCTCGTTCCGGACACGGGCGCGCAGGAGTCGCTGTGGGGGTCGTCCGGCGTGACCGAGCGGATCGCGCGCGCCGCCGACCGGATCCAGGCGCTGCTGGGGCACCGGGGCGTCACCCGTCCGGTCCTGACCGGGGGCCGGGGCCCCGGCGAGCGGGTGGCCAGGGTGCCGGTCGGCGACCTGCCGCCGGGCGGCGCGCCCGACGGGCCCTGGCCGGGGCGCGTCCCCGCGCCCGCTCCCGCCGTCGTACCGCCGGAGTCGTGGCCGGCCGAGGTCATGGACGCCGCGGGCGCCCCGGTGACGGTCTCGGCGCGCTGCGCGGTGTCCGCGCCGCCCGCCCGCCTCGCGGTGCGCGGCGGGCCGCCCGCGGCCGTGACGGCCTGGACCGGCCCCTGGCCGGCCGACGAACGCTGGTGGGACCCCGAGCACGCCCGCCGCCGGGCGCGGTTCCAGGTCGTCACCGACGACGGCCGCGCCTACCTGCTCGCCGTCGAAGGGGGCCGCTGGCAGGTGGAGGCGGCCTATGACTAG
- a CDS encoding error-prone DNA polymerase: MGWHNPPVPWKEFERRLSWGPRAEEPPKRDDRPRADGTARTRPSHTDTDVAWAELHCHSSFSFLDGASDPAALVAEAARLGVEAMAVTDHDGMYGAVRFAQAAAEAGIATVFGAELSLELPGPRTGEPDPAGRHLLVLARGPEGYARLCSAITAAQLAGGEKGRPVYDLDALADAHEGHWAVLTGCRKGPVPAALEAGGPEAAERELRRMVEMFGRDGVFVELTDHDLPGDDPRNDALAGLAARTGTGVVASNNVHFAAPGPDARLAQALAAVRSRRALDDMAGWLAAAGTAHPRSGAEMAVRLARFPGVRERTVELARECAFGFEVMTPRLPDRPVPEGHTEASWLRHLVAEGARRRYGPPGRERIPGAYAQIARELKVIEDLGFPGYFLIVHDIVEFCRKRDILCQGRGSAANSAVCYALGITGVDAVRHGLLFERFLSPGRDGPPDIDLDIEHRRREEAIQYVYDTYGRACTAQVANVISYRPRMAVRDAARALGYSPGQQDAWSRGVDPRDPVGAEAGVPPAVTGLAERMLTLPRHLGIHSGGMVIADRPVGEICPIEWARMPGRSVLQWDKDDCAAAGLVKFDLLGLGMLAALHDCFDLVEEHHGARYDLQSIPPEDPKVYEMLCDADTVGVFQVESRAQMATLPRLRPREFYDLVVEVALIRPGPIQGGSVHPYLRRRKGEEAAACPHPLMEKALARTLGVPLFQEQMMQLAVDCAGFSPAEADQLRQAMGAKRAPERVERLRRRLLDGMAARGIPPGIAEDVYQKILGFTGFGFPESHAQSFAHLVYASAYMKRYYPAAFTAALVRNQPMGFYSPQTLLADARRHGVKVRAVDVNASDVLPRLEEPLPVDCGHPHAPVEAQPAIRLGLGGVRNLGDEAAEAIAAGRPYTSMEDLARRVRLSAAALEALATAGAFGSVPVRDGDGGEGLTRRAALWAAGALAGSGPGQLEGVTPGARAPALPAMTPVEETLADLWATGISHTHPMAHVREALDDLGATPARGLPAVPGETNVIVAGLVTHRQRPPTAGGMVFMTLEDETGLINVICPPQVFQRHRGLAVDAQALLVNGRLERAGGVTNVRANRLRRLPVPGRVRSRDFR; the protein is encoded by the coding sequence ATGGGATGGCATAACCCGCCCGTTCCCTGGAAGGAGTTCGAGCGGCGCCTTTCCTGGGGCCCGCGCGCCGAGGAGCCGCCGAAGCGCGACGACCGGCCCCGGGCGGACGGCACCGCCCGCACGCGGCCGAGCCACACGGACACGGACGTGGCCTGGGCGGAGCTGCACTGCCACTCCTCGTTCAGCTTCCTGGACGGGGCGAGCGACCCGGCGGCGCTGGTCGCGGAGGCGGCGCGGCTGGGCGTGGAGGCGATGGCCGTCACCGACCACGACGGCATGTACGGGGCGGTGCGGTTCGCGCAGGCGGCGGCCGAGGCCGGGATCGCGACGGTCTTCGGCGCCGAGCTGAGCCTGGAACTGCCCGGCCCGCGGACCGGGGAACCCGACCCTGCGGGACGGCACCTGCTCGTCCTGGCGCGGGGCCCGGAGGGGTACGCGCGGCTGTGCTCGGCGATCACCGCGGCGCAGCTCGCGGGCGGGGAGAAGGGCCGGCCCGTGTACGACCTGGACGCGCTGGCGGACGCGCACGAGGGGCACTGGGCGGTGCTGACGGGATGCCGGAAGGGGCCGGTGCCCGCGGCGCTGGAGGCGGGCGGGCCGGAGGCCGCGGAACGCGAGCTGCGCAGGATGGTGGAGATGTTCGGCCGGGACGGCGTGTTCGTGGAGCTGACCGACCACGACCTGCCCGGCGACGATCCGCGCAACGACGCTCTGGCCGGGCTGGCCGCCCGGACCGGGACCGGGGTCGTGGCGTCCAACAACGTGCACTTCGCCGCGCCCGGCCCCGACGCCCGGCTGGCGCAGGCGCTGGCGGCCGTGCGTTCGCGCCGCGCCCTGGACGACATGGCGGGATGGCTCGCCGCGGCCGGGACGGCGCACCCGCGGTCGGGGGCGGAGATGGCGGTGCGGCTCGCGCGCTTCCCCGGCGTCCGGGAACGGACGGTGGAACTGGCGCGGGAGTGCGCGTTCGGGTTCGAGGTGATGACGCCGCGGCTGCCCGACCGGCCGGTGCCGGAGGGGCACACCGAGGCGAGCTGGCTGCGGCACCTGGTGGCCGAGGGGGCGCGCCGGCGGTACGGGCCGCCCGGCCGGGAGCGGATCCCCGGCGCGTACGCCCAGATCGCTCGCGAGCTGAAGGTGATCGAGGACCTCGGATTCCCCGGCTACTTCCTGATCGTCCACGACATCGTGGAGTTCTGCCGGAAGCGCGACATCCTGTGCCAGGGGCGGGGTTCGGCGGCCAACTCCGCGGTCTGCTACGCGCTCGGGATCACCGGGGTGGACGCCGTCCGGCACGGGCTGCTGTTCGAGCGGTTCCTGTCGCCCGGCCGCGACGGCCCGCCCGACATCGATCTGGACATCGAGCACCGGCGCCGTGAGGAGGCCATCCAGTACGTCTACGACACCTACGGGCGCGCATGCACCGCCCAGGTCGCCAACGTGATCAGCTACCGGCCCCGGATGGCGGTCCGGGACGCCGCCCGGGCGCTCGGGTACTCCCCCGGCCAGCAGGACGCCTGGTCGCGCGGCGTGGATCCGCGCGACCCTGTGGGCGCGGAGGCCGGCGTGCCGCCCGCGGTGACCGGGCTGGCCGAGCGGATGCTGACGCTGCCCCGGCATCTGGGCATCCATTCGGGCGGCATGGTGATCGCCGACCGGCCGGTCGGGGAGATCTGCCCGATCGAGTGGGCGCGGATGCCGGGACGCAGCGTCCTCCAATGGGACAAGGACGACTGCGCGGCGGCCGGGCTGGTGAAGTTCGACCTGCTCGGGCTGGGCATGCTCGCGGCCCTGCACGACTGCTTCGACCTGGTGGAGGAGCACCACGGGGCGCGGTACGACCTCCAGTCGATCCCGCCGGAGGACCCGAAGGTCTACGAGATGCTGTGCGACGCCGACACCGTCGGGGTGTTCCAGGTGGAGTCCCGGGCGCAGATGGCAACGCTCCCCCGGCTCAGGCCCCGCGAGTTCTACGACCTGGTGGTGGAGGTGGCGCTGATCCGCCCCGGCCCCATCCAGGGCGGCTCGGTCCACCCGTACCTGCGCCGCCGCAAGGGCGAGGAGGCCGCGGCCTGCCCGCACCCGCTGATGGAGAAGGCCCTGGCGCGGACGCTGGGCGTCCCGCTGTTCCAGGAGCAGATGATGCAGCTCGCCGTGGACTGCGCGGGCTTCTCCCCCGCGGAGGCCGACCAGCTTCGGCAGGCGATGGGGGCCAAGCGCGCGCCCGAACGGGTGGAACGGCTGCGGCGGCGGCTGCTCGACGGGATGGCGGCCCGCGGCATCCCGCCCGGGATCGCCGAGGACGTCTACCAGAAGATCCTGGGGTTCACGGGCTTCGGCTTCCCCGAGTCGCACGCGCAGAGCTTCGCGCACCTGGTGTACGCGAGCGCCTACATGAAGCGCTACTACCCGGCGGCGTTCACCGCGGCGCTGGTGCGCAACCAGCCCATGGGGTTCTACAGCCCCCAGACCCTGCTGGCCGACGCGCGCCGGCACGGGGTGAAGGTACGCGCGGTGGACGTCAACGCCAGCGACGTCCTCCCTCGCCTTGAGGAGCCGCTGCCCGTGGACTGCGGCCATCCCCACGCGCCCGTGGAGGCGCAGCCCGCGATCCGCCTGGGGCTGGGCGGCGTACGCAACCTCGGGGACGAGGCGGCCGAGGCCATCGCGGCGGGCCGCCCGTACACGAGCATGGAGGACCTGGCCCGCCGCGTGCGCCTGTCGGCGGCGGCCCTGGAGGCGCTCGCGACGGCGGGCGCCTTCGGATCCGTCCCGGTACGCGACGGCGACGGCGGTGAGGGGCTCACGCGGCGCGCGGCGCTGTGGGCGGCGGGGGCGCTCGCGGGGTCGGGCCCCGGCCAGCTGGAAGGGGTCACGCCGGGCGCACGCGCGCCCGCCCTTCCCGCCATGACCCCCGTGGAGGAGACCCTCGCCGACCTCTGGGCGACGGGGATCTCCCACACCCATCCCATGGCGCACGTACGCGAGGCCCTGGACGACCTCGGCGCGACGCCCGCCCGGGGGCTTCCGGCCGTGCCGGGCGAGACGAACGTGATCGTGGCGGGGCTCGTCACGCACCGGCAGCGGCCCCCGACCGCGGGCGGGATGGTCTTCATGACCCTGGAGGACGAGACGGGCCTCATCAACGTGATCTGCCCGCCGCAGGTGTTCCAGCGGCACCGCGGGCTGGCCGTGGACGCGCAGGCCCTGCTGGTCAACGGGCGGCTCGAACGGGCCGGCGGCGTCACCAACGTCCGCGCGAACCGCCTGCGGCGCCTGCCCGTCCCCGGCCGGGTACGTTCCCGCGACTTCCGCTGA